A window of Hyalangium gracile contains these coding sequences:
- a CDS encoding DUF3857 domain-containing protein — translation MRLVLAVLLASLPAFAASPWDAPAFSADPAALVGAAAALPTPEGVDVEVLLEEGTFSYDAKGRETSTSRLVYRVLTSEGAKGWATVGVDYTPWHEERPEVRARVITPDGKAHLLDPSTLIDSTPTDSAPETLSDRRLLHGPLPAITAGAVVEQLITTRETESVFSSGVVRRFFFGREVPVRRVRLTLEVPRGGTLNFVPRGVRVKPRQEQAEGRTRLVFEQGPLEAVEPPEPFLPADAVSFPHVAFSTGRAWSDLARRYHETVEAQLAGADLERTARELVGDEKRRERVAARLAKWMHSQVRYTSLQFGEAAVVPRQPAEVLVRRYGDCKDLSTLLVGLLRASGIPASVALLRTGSEDVQESLPGFGLFDHAIVYIPGKPALWIDATDSFSPVGELPVTVQGRLALVASPDTKGLVRIPEAPSSANSFTTTREVYLSERGPSRIVEVKDSTGAVAAAYREHFALTEASRVREGYVEYVKSVFAASDVARLKSQELETLEKPFRVELEVQDASRGFTDDREAAVGLGGASVLGRLPDYLIDAPSDDEPWMKREGELVLMEPYTAELRYRVVPPPGYSPKPLPRDFTRRLGPATYSGVYAVKGGEVHVTFRFDAGKRRWSAAEVEAFRSAFEDLREEDEPMLGFEHDGATLLADGRVPEALVAYRRAVERHPGEALHRAQLALALLEAGAGEEARAMARRATEVEPKSGLAWRTLGWVLQHDGLGRRFKPGFDYAGAIAAYRKARALDPDDFETRGDLGILLEYGPGGERYARDSRLGEAVAEFQALREDLGRKDMDDHLLLDLFLLERYAEVLKLGGTLEASPLRSSVRLSASALVDGPAAAVKNAAKWVPAIDARREALEDAANRLLRLRRYPEAVALLTESARGAPDAVEKQRRLTPLTKTTRFERKALKGEDPRSVVQRLFLAVLDEDGGQAQAEGLILKSVLTADPTLPAELLRTVRVVLNQGLLAEVPQDAAVDLALSLMELRMDGDAKQGFRIQSRLPFEGANASENWFVVRSGGEFRLLGTGYDYGVLGQEAMRRLEAGDLAGARQWLNWARAAMPSTLVESQAGANFLRLWRKGAEAGREEMRLAAASLMAFGQQAVRAIPHLSLARERATTDAERRGFDRDLLAAYYHLKRLPEILETADRLLEAAPVDEVAFSHVAYALQQLERPDDLVRRAEARLKLLPDDERALETLANVATMRGDLNKAQEYRRQIVEAGKATAHTYNELAWNTLLLGKVSQEAVEDALKANSLTSYGNASYVHTLATLYAELGKGQEARQFLLKSLELHGVGTLETYDWYVVGRIAEGYGLLEEARAAYKRARSSKPDISSVDSLASTRLKLLEEVPRTVAKPAP, via the coding sequence ATGCGCCTCGTCCTCGCCGTCCTGCTCGCCTCCTTGCCTGCGTTCGCCGCCTCCCCCTGGGACGCGCCCGCCTTCTCGGCGGATCCGGCCGCCCTGGTGGGAGCCGCGGCGGCGCTCCCCACCCCCGAGGGGGTGGACGTCGAGGTGCTCCTGGAGGAGGGCACCTTCTCCTATGACGCGAAGGGCCGTGAGACGTCCACCTCGCGCCTCGTCTACCGGGTGCTGACGTCCGAGGGGGCCAAGGGCTGGGCGACCGTGGGGGTGGACTACACGCCCTGGCACGAGGAGCGCCCGGAGGTGCGCGCCCGCGTCATCACCCCGGACGGCAAGGCGCACCTGCTGGATCCGTCCACCCTCATCGACTCCACCCCCACCGACAGCGCGCCGGAGACACTGTCGGACCGGCGCCTGCTGCACGGCCCGCTGCCCGCCATCACCGCGGGCGCCGTGGTGGAGCAGCTCATCACCACCCGCGAGACGGAGAGCGTGTTCTCCAGCGGGGTGGTGCGGCGCTTCTTCTTCGGCCGGGAGGTGCCGGTGCGGCGGGTGCGCCTCACGCTCGAGGTGCCTCGGGGCGGCACGCTGAACTTCGTCCCGCGCGGGGTGCGCGTGAAGCCCCGGCAGGAGCAGGCGGAGGGGCGCACGCGGCTGGTGTTCGAGCAGGGCCCGCTGGAGGCGGTGGAGCCTCCCGAGCCCTTCCTCCCCGCGGACGCGGTGAGCTTCCCCCACGTGGCCTTCTCCACGGGCCGGGCGTGGAGCGACCTGGCCCGCCGCTACCATGAGACGGTGGAGGCCCAGCTCGCCGGGGCGGACCTGGAGCGCACCGCGCGGGAGCTCGTCGGAGACGAGAAGCGCCGCGAGCGGGTGGCCGCGCGGCTGGCGAAGTGGATGCACTCGCAGGTACGCTACACGAGCCTCCAGTTCGGCGAGGCCGCCGTCGTCCCGCGCCAGCCGGCCGAGGTGCTGGTGCGCCGCTACGGCGACTGCAAGGACCTGTCCACGCTGCTGGTGGGGCTGCTGCGCGCCTCGGGGATTCCCGCCTCGGTGGCGCTGCTGCGCACGGGCTCGGAGGACGTGCAGGAGTCGCTGCCGGGCTTCGGCCTCTTCGACCACGCCATCGTCTACATCCCCGGCAAGCCGGCGCTGTGGATCGACGCCACGGACTCGTTCAGTCCGGTGGGGGAGCTGCCGGTGACGGTGCAGGGGCGGCTGGCGCTGGTGGCCAGCCCGGACACCAAGGGCCTGGTGCGCATCCCCGAGGCGCCGTCGTCCGCCAACAGCTTCACCACCACGCGCGAGGTGTACCTGTCCGAGCGCGGGCCCTCGCGCATCGTGGAGGTGAAGGACTCCACGGGGGCCGTGGCCGCCGCGTACCGCGAGCACTTCGCGCTCACCGAGGCCTCCCGCGTGCGCGAGGGCTACGTGGAGTACGTGAAGAGCGTCTTCGCCGCCTCGGACGTGGCGCGCCTGAAGTCCCAGGAGCTGGAGACGCTGGAGAAGCCCTTCCGCGTGGAGCTGGAGGTGCAGGACGCCAGCCGCGGCTTCACGGATGACCGGGAGGCGGCGGTGGGGCTCGGCGGCGCGTCCGTGCTCGGCCGGCTGCCGGACTACCTGATTGACGCGCCCTCGGACGACGAGCCGTGGATGAAGCGGGAGGGCGAGCTCGTCCTGATGGAGCCCTACACCGCGGAGCTGCGCTACCGCGTGGTGCCTCCGCCGGGCTACTCGCCCAAGCCGCTGCCCAGGGACTTCACGCGCCGGTTGGGGCCGGCCACCTACTCGGGCGTGTACGCCGTGAAGGGCGGGGAGGTGCACGTCACCTTCCGCTTCGATGCGGGCAAGCGCCGCTGGTCCGCGGCGGAGGTGGAGGCCTTCCGCTCGGCCTTCGAGGACCTGCGCGAGGAGGACGAGCCGATGCTCGGCTTCGAGCACGACGGCGCGACGCTGCTGGCGGACGGCCGCGTTCCCGAGGCGCTCGTGGCCTACCGCCGAGCGGTGGAGCGGCACCCGGGCGAGGCGCTGCACCGGGCGCAGCTGGCGCTCGCGCTGCTGGAGGCGGGCGCGGGGGAAGAGGCGCGCGCGATGGCACGCCGAGCCACCGAGGTGGAGCCGAAGTCCGGCCTGGCCTGGCGCACCCTGGGCTGGGTGCTGCAGCACGACGGCCTGGGCCGGCGCTTCAAGCCGGGCTTCGACTACGCGGGCGCCATCGCCGCGTACCGCAAGGCACGGGCGCTCGATCCGGACGACTTCGAGACGCGCGGGGACCTGGGCATCCTGCTGGAGTACGGCCCTGGGGGCGAGCGCTACGCCCGGGACTCCCGGCTGGGGGAGGCCGTGGCGGAGTTCCAGGCGCTGCGGGAGGACCTGGGCCGCAAGGACATGGACGACCACCTGCTGCTCGACCTGTTCCTGCTGGAGCGGTACGCGGAGGTGCTGAAGCTGGGCGGTACGCTGGAAGCCTCGCCGCTGCGCAGCAGCGTGCGCCTGAGCGCCTCGGCGCTGGTGGACGGACCGGCGGCGGCGGTGAAGAACGCGGCGAAGTGGGTGCCGGCCATCGATGCCCGCCGCGAGGCGCTGGAGGACGCCGCCAACCGGCTGCTGCGGCTGCGGCGCTACCCGGAGGCCGTGGCGCTGCTCACCGAGTCGGCCCGAGGCGCGCCGGACGCCGTGGAGAAGCAGCGGCGGCTGACGCCACTGACGAAGACGACGCGCTTCGAGCGCAAGGCCCTGAAGGGCGAGGATCCGCGCTCGGTGGTGCAGCGGCTGTTCCTGGCCGTGCTGGACGAGGACGGGGGCCAGGCGCAGGCGGAGGGGCTGATCCTCAAGTCGGTGCTCACGGCGGATCCGACCCTGCCCGCCGAGCTGCTGCGGACGGTGCGCGTGGTGCTCAACCAGGGCTTGCTGGCGGAGGTGCCACAGGACGCGGCGGTGGACCTGGCGCTGTCCTTGATGGAGCTGCGCATGGATGGGGACGCGAAGCAGGGCTTCCGCATCCAGTCGCGCCTGCCCTTCGAGGGCGCCAACGCCAGCGAGAACTGGTTCGTGGTGCGCTCGGGCGGCGAGTTCCGGCTGCTGGGGACGGGGTACGACTACGGGGTGCTGGGCCAGGAGGCGATGAGGCGCCTGGAGGCGGGAGACCTGGCGGGGGCGCGCCAGTGGCTGAACTGGGCGAGGGCGGCGATGCCCTCGACGCTGGTGGAGAGCCAGGCGGGCGCCAACTTCCTGCGCCTGTGGCGAAAGGGCGCGGAGGCCGGGCGGGAGGAGATGCGGCTGGCGGCGGCGAGCCTGATGGCCTTCGGGCAGCAGGCGGTGCGGGCCATTCCCCACCTGAGCCTGGCGCGAGAGCGGGCGACGACGGACGCGGAGCGACGGGGGTTCGATCGAGACCTGCTGGCGGCGTACTACCACCTGAAGCGGCTGCCGGAGATTCTCGAGACGGCGGATCGGCTGCTGGAGGCGGCGCCGGTGGATGAGGTGGCGTTCTCCCATGTGGCGTACGCGCTGCAGCAGCTCGAGCGGCCGGATGACCTGGTGAGGCGCGCGGAGGCGCGACTGAAGCTGTTGCCGGACGACGAGCGGGCGCTGGAGACGCTGGCGAACGTGGCGACGATGCGCGGCGACCTGAACAAGGCGCAGGAGTACCGGCGGCAGATCGTCGAGGCGGGCAAGGCGACGGCGCACACGTACAACGAGCTGGCGTGGAACACGCTGCTGCTGGGCAAGGTGAGCCAGGAGGCGGTGGAGGACGCGCTGAAGGCCAACAGCCTCACGAGCTACGGCAACGCGTCCTACGTGCACACACTGGCGACGCTCTACGCGGAGCTGGGCAAGGGGCAGGAGGCGCGCCAGTTCCTGCTCAAGTCCCTGGAGCTGCACGGCGTGGGGACGCTGGAGACCTACGACTGGTACGTGGTGGGACGGATCGCCGAGGGCTACGGGCTGCTGGAGGAGGCCCGCGCAGCCTACAAGCGCGCGCGGAGCTCCAAGCCGGACATCAGCAGCGTGGACTCGCTGGCCAGCACGCGGCTCAAGCTGTTGGAGGAGGTGCCGAGGACGGTGGCGAAGCCGGCCCCGTGA
- a CDS encoding FG-GAP repeat domain-containing protein, whose protein sequence is MSSLNTMSWVGVAVVSLFAVGCGQPEAVEAGADLATSTQALDRCNDEGAFDVSGVFQAMGRFPAAMACADFNGDRQVDLAVTDPDSGTVSVFLNQGDGTLASQVSFPVEGGSAVVARDIDADGWVDLAVTNGSDGTVSVLRGHGPGGFAAQVSFASLPSAEALAVAE, encoded by the coding sequence ATGTCGAGCCTGAACACGATGTCGTGGGTTGGAGTCGCTGTGGTGTCCCTGTTCGCCGTCGGCTGCGGCCAGCCCGAGGCTGTGGAGGCCGGTGCGGACCTGGCCACGAGCACCCAGGCCCTGGATCGCTGCAACGACGAGGGAGCCTTCGACGTGTCCGGCGTCTTCCAGGCGATGGGTCGGTTCCCCGCCGCGATGGCGTGCGCGGACTTCAATGGGGACCGTCAGGTGGATCTCGCCGTGACGGACCCGGACAGCGGCACGGTGAGCGTGTTCCTGAACCAGGGCGATGGGACGCTCGCGTCGCAGGTCTCCTTCCCCGTGGAGGGTGGCAGCGCCGTGGTGGCTCGTGACATCGACGCGGATGGCTGGGTGGACCTTGCGGTGACGAACGGCTCGGACGGCACGGTCAGCGTGCTGCGTGGCCACGGGCCGGGTGGCTTCGCGGCCCAGGTCTCCTTCGCCTCCCTGCCTTCCGCCGAGGCGCTGGCCGTCGCGGAGTAA